A region of Arabidopsis thaliana chromosome 5, partial sequence DNA encodes the following proteins:
- the SYN2 gene encoding Rad21/Rec8-like family protein, producing MDMYSMERFDMEEDLLFTFHETFSTNHNENKHESFAHDMELDAENVRDTTEEASVRVVEAEPLDSNEPSRDHQNASRHREDPESDDILLEPQMSEDIRIAQEEDTVRETICTIVQRLVDSHESSGDNLHRDGHTENLESEKTSKKTSCEEMQHDRSLPSECGIPEAIHGIEDQPSGATRINGEKEIPEMSTLEKPEPVSVTGSRDLQEGVEKCRDHNEAEMADFELFHGSHKEQSETSEVNLHGSEKGFLSDMTVSKDPSSEFNATDTPVTVTPKTPSRLKISEGGTSPQFSIIPTPAAKESSRVSRKRKCLIDDEVIIPNKVMKEMIEDSSKLLAKRRNVPHTDCPERRTKRFANPFRSFLEPLIQYGSSDLQSLFCQPIKLKNWATTGTPKDTKIARHKEKSSLDTVRSPGVILSSDQTENTQEIMETPQAAALAGLKVTAGNSNVVSVEMGASSTTSGTAHQTENAAETPVKPSVIAPETPVRTSEQTVIAPETPVVSEQVEIAPETPVRESMSKRFFKDPGTCYKKSRPASPFTSFEEHPSVYYVENRDLDTILMNDEVNADERQDLQQETWSSRTRNVAKFLEKTFLEQREREEEEKVSLLQLCRGRTQKESARLFYETLVLKTKGYVEVKQNHPYSDVFLMRVSRPQKAC from the exons ATGGACATGTATTCGATGGAAAGG TTTGACATGGAAGAGGACCTTCTGTTTACGTTTCATGAGACTTTCTCTACCAatcataatgaaaataaaca TGAGAGTTTTGCTCATGATATGGAATTGGATGCAGAAAATGTCAGAGATACCACTGAAGAAGCATCCGTCAGAGTCGTTGAAGCGGAACCACTGGATTCTAATGAACCATCCAGAGATCATCAAAATGCATCTAGGCATAGAGAGGATCCAGAATCAGATGACATTCTTCTGGAACCGCAAATGTCCGAAGATATCCGAATagctcaagaagaagatacagttAGAGAAACCATATGTACCATTGTGCAGAGACTAGTGGATTCTCATGAATCCTCAGGAGATAATCTACACAGAGATGGTCACACAGAGAATTTAGAATCGGAGAAAACCTCGAAGAAAACAAGTTGCGAAGAGATGCAGCATGACAGGTCCCTCCCATCTGAATGCGGAATACCTGAAGCAATTCATGGGATTGAGGATCAACCTTCTGGTGCCACAAGAATTAATGGGGAGAAGGAGATCCCTGAGATGAGTACTCTAGAAAAACCAGAACCAGTATCTGTGACTGGTTCCAGAGACTTGCAAGAAGGCGTAGAAAAATGTCGAGACCATAATGAAGCGGAAATGGCAGACTTTGAATTGTTTCATGGGTCTCATAAAGAGCAATCTGAAACTTCTGAAGTGAATCTCCATGGTTCCGAGAAAGGTTTTCTCTCTGACATGACTGTTTCTAAAGACCCTAGTAGCGAATTTAATGCAACAGATACTCCAGTTACTGTCACTCCCAAAACACCTTCCCGGTTGAAAATTTCTGAAG GGGGAACAAGTCCACAGTTCTCGATCATCCCTACGCCGGCTGCGAAGGAGTCTTCTCGAGTTTCACGGAAAAGAAAATGTCTGATAGATGATGAAGTGATAATTCCGAACAA AGTTATGAAGGAAATGATAGAGGACTCAAGTAAATTGCTTGCAAAACGGAGAAACGTACCTCATACTGACTGTCCTGAGAGGAGAACCAAACGTTTTGCCAATCCTTTTCGAAGTTTTTTGGAACCTTTGATTCAGT ATGGTTCTTCGGACCTCCAGTCGCTTTTTTGTCAACCCATCAAGCTTAAAAACTGGGCAACCACAGGAACCCCTAAAGATACTAAAATCGCTAGACATAAGGAAAAGTCTTCTCTTGACACTGTCAGATCTCCTGGGGTTATTTTATCTTCAGATCAGACTGAGAATACTCAAGAAATTATGGAGACTCCTCAGGCTGCTGCTCTCGCTGGGCTGAAAGTGACAGCCGGAAATAGTAACGTGGTTTCGGTTGAGATGGGAGCAAGTTCTACAACTTCTGGAACTGCTCATCAAACAGAAAATGCCGCAGAGACACCTGTGAAGCCTTCAGTTATTGCTCCAGAAACACCCGTGAGGACATCAGAGCAAACAGTGATTGCTCCAGAAACACCAGTAGTCTCTGAGCAAGTAGAGATTGCACCTGAAACGCCGGTGAGGGAATCAATGTCGAAAAGATTTTTCAAGGACCCTGGGACCTGTTATAAAAAATCCAGACCTGCAAGTCCCTTCACTTCCTTTGAGGAGCACCCGTCTGTGTATTATGTGGAAAATAGAGATCTTGATACGATTTTAATGAACGATGAG GTGAATGCAGATGAAAGACAGGACTTACAACAAG AGACATGGTCCTCAAGAACAAG GAATGTGGCGAAATTCTTGGAAAAGACGTTTTTGGAACagagggaaagagaagaagaagagaaggtgaGTTTGTTGCAACTGTGTAGAGGAAGAACTCAGAAGGAAAGCGCAAGACTCTTCTACGAGACTTTG gTGTTGAAGACCAAAGGATACGTGGAAGTGAAGCAAAATCATCCATATAGTGATGTTTTTCTCATGCGTGTTTCCAGACCACAAAAAGCTTGTTGA
- the SYN2 gene encoding Rad21/Rec8-like family protein, translating to MFYSHCLVSRKGPLGAIWVAAYFFKKLKKSQVKATHIPSSVDQILQKELDALTYRVLAYLLLGVVRIYSKKVDFLFDDCNKALIGVKEFVAKERNREKTGVSLPASIECFSIALPERFELDAFDLGVLEDFHGGNVKPHEDITLKDGSQETERMDMYSMERFDMEEDLLFTFHETFSTNHNENKHESFAHDMELDAENVRDTTEEASVRVVEAEPLDSNEPSRDHQNASRHREDPESDDILLEPQMSEDIRIAQEEDTVRETICTIVQRLVDSHESSGDNLHRDGHTENLESEKTSKKTSCEEMQHDRSLPSECGIPEAIHGIEDQPSGATRINGEKEIPEMSTLEKPEPVSVTGSRDLQEGVEKCRDHNEAEMADFELFHGSHKEQSETSEVNLHGSEKGFLSDMTVSKDPSSEFNATDTPVTVTPKTPSRLKISEGGTSPQFSIIPTPAAKESSRVSRKRKCLIDDEVIIPNKVMKEMIEDSSKLLAKRRNVPHTDCPERRTKRFANPFRSFLEPLIQYGSSDLQSLFCQPIKLKNWATTGTPKDTKIARHKEKSSLDTVRSPGVILSSDQTENTQEIMETPQAAALAGLKVTAGNSNVVSVEMGASSTTSGTAHQTENAAETPVKPSVIAPETPVRTSEQTVIAPETPVVSEQVEIAPETPVRESMSKRFFKDPGTCYKKSRPASPFTSFEEHPSVYYVENRDLDTILMNDEVNADERQDLQQETWSSRTR from the exons atgttttactcGCATTGTCTAGTATCGAGAAAAGGACCTTTAGGAGCTATTTGGGTCGCTGCCTATTTCTTCAAAAAGCTTAAGAAATCTCAAGTCAAAGCTACTCATATTCCTTCTTCCGTTG ATCAAATCTTGCAAAAAGAGTTAGATGCGTTGACATACAGAGTTTTGGcgtatcttcttcttggtgTTGTAAGGATATATTCCAAGAAGGTTGACTTTTTGTTCGATGATTGCAATAAAGCGTTGATCGGTGTAAAGGAGTTTGTGGCTAAGGAAAGGAACAGAGAAAAGACAGGTGTATCATTGCCTGCATCTATCGAGTGTTTTTCCATTGCTTTACCTGAGAGATTTGAACTAGATGCTTTTGATCTTGGGGTTCTGGAGGATTTTCATGG gGGAAATGTTAAGCCGCATGAAGATATTACACTTAAAG ATGGAAGTCAGGAAACAGAGCGCATGGACATGTATTCGATGGAAAGG TTTGACATGGAAGAGGACCTTCTGTTTACGTTTCATGAGACTTTCTCTACCAatcataatgaaaataaaca TGAGAGTTTTGCTCATGATATGGAATTGGATGCAGAAAATGTCAGAGATACCACTGAAGAAGCATCCGTCAGAGTCGTTGAAGCGGAACCACTGGATTCTAATGAACCATCCAGAGATCATCAAAATGCATCTAGGCATAGAGAGGATCCAGAATCAGATGACATTCTTCTGGAACCGCAAATGTCCGAAGATATCCGAATagctcaagaagaagatacagttAGAGAAACCATATGTACCATTGTGCAGAGACTAGTGGATTCTCATGAATCCTCAGGAGATAATCTACACAGAGATGGTCACACAGAGAATTTAGAATCGGAGAAAACCTCGAAGAAAACAAGTTGCGAAGAGATGCAGCATGACAGGTCCCTCCCATCTGAATGCGGAATACCTGAAGCAATTCATGGGATTGAGGATCAACCTTCTGGTGCCACAAGAATTAATGGGGAGAAGGAGATCCCTGAGATGAGTACTCTAGAAAAACCAGAACCAGTATCTGTGACTGGTTCCAGAGACTTGCAAGAAGGCGTAGAAAAATGTCGAGACCATAATGAAGCGGAAATGGCAGACTTTGAATTGTTTCATGGGTCTCATAAAGAGCAATCTGAAACTTCTGAAGTGAATCTCCATGGTTCCGAGAAAGGTTTTCTCTCTGACATGACTGTTTCTAAAGACCCTAGTAGCGAATTTAATGCAACAGATACTCCAGTTACTGTCACTCCCAAAACACCTTCCCGGTTGAAAATTTCTGAAG GGGGAACAAGTCCACAGTTCTCGATCATCCCTACGCCGGCTGCGAAGGAGTCTTCTCGAGTTTCACGGAAAAGAAAATGTCTGATAGATGATGAAGTGATAATTCCGAACAA AGTTATGAAGGAAATGATAGAGGACTCAAGTAAATTGCTTGCAAAACGGAGAAACGTACCTCATACTGACTGTCCTGAGAGGAGAACCAAACGTTTTGCCAATCCTTTTCGAAGTTTTTTGGAACCTTTGATTCAGT ATGGTTCTTCGGACCTCCAGTCGCTTTTTTGTCAACCCATCAAGCTTAAAAACTGGGCAACCACAGGAACCCCTAAAGATACTAAAATCGCTAGACATAAGGAAAAGTCTTCTCTTGACACTGTCAGATCTCCTGGGGTTATTTTATCTTCAGATCAGACTGAGAATACTCAAGAAATTATGGAGACTCCTCAGGCTGCTGCTCTCGCTGGGCTGAAAGTGACAGCCGGAAATAGTAACGTGGTTTCGGTTGAGATGGGAGCAAGTTCTACAACTTCTGGAACTGCTCATCAAACAGAAAATGCCGCAGAGACACCTGTGAAGCCTTCAGTTATTGCTCCAGAAACACCCGTGAGGACATCAGAGCAAACAGTGATTGCTCCAGAAACACCAGTAGTCTCTGAGCAAGTAGAGATTGCACCTGAAACGCCGGTGAGGGAATCAATGTCGAAAAGATTTTTCAAGGACCCTGGGACCTGTTATAAAAAATCCAGACCTGCAAGTCCCTTCACTTCCTTTGAGGAGCACCCGTCTGTGTATTATGTGGAAAATAGAGATCTTGATACGATTTTAATGAACGATGAG GTGAATGCAGATGAAAGACAGGACTTACAACAAG AGACATGGTCCTCAAGAACAAGGTAA